From Caldicellulosiruptor hydrothermalis 108, a single genomic window includes:
- a CDS encoding helicase-related protein has translation MLTDLTFITNQDGQTLKDRFLTLIKDTQFFDILVGYFYLSGFYLLYPSLEKTEKIRILIGIGTEQKAFEFLKNAQQLSLFSHYQTKNAIRDFIKYEMDNSEDSKDIEEGIKKFIEWIANGKLQIRAYPSKSLHAKLYIMTFKEGDRDVGRVITGSSNFTYSGLVDNLEFNVELKNRADYEYAKAKFEELWNEAVDVSQDFVITLKENTWLNENITPYEIYLKTLYEYFKEDLETIDDIYLEDLPENFKQLEYQKQAVLNAKKILEKYGGVFISDVVGLGKTYIAALLAKQLDGKTLVIAPPKLIDRKNPGSWKNVFFDFAVPADFESIGKLDDILKSGVEKYKNIIIDEAHRFRNENTEGYKKLSEICRGKRVILITATPFNNTPMDILNLIKLFQSPRKSNIPGVANLEAFFTKLNNRLKNIDRQENYDEYIKVTRENAKLIREKILKHIMVRRTRSEIEKYFADDLKKNKIKFPKVQDPFPLFYQFNEEEDNIFMETIRLITQELKYARYMPLLYYKEKISQLEEQSQKNMGGFMKVLLVKRLESSFYAFSKTIDRFIQSYERFIREFEKGNVYVSKKYINRIFELLEDGDDILVQTLIEEGKAEKYSSKDFKDNFIKDLKSDLQILKRIKNMWSKINRDPKIEKLIDEFMRNEILKNKVIIFTESQETAEYLSENLSRALKENILLFTGKSTERDRDAVIENFDDRAKIKKDDYRILITTEVLSEGVNLHRANVVINYDIPWNPTRMIQRIGRVNRVDTKFDTIYVFNFFPTKQANDQIKLKELAKAKIEAFLTLLGGDAAILTEGEPVDSHELFDKLVSAKIFIQEDEEVESELKYLKIIREIKEKDPQLFEKIKHLPAKARSAKLRNQISNQLSSELFSGESFLLTFFRKGKLQKFFLVSEKAQPVEVDFVTAAKVLECSNNEQKETIPLNFYDLLEKNKLAFYEATTEVPIEPQKMSTNQKYILSLLKILLKSPVVSEHQKSYLLKLKDKIEEGAIPKKIINHVTNLIKEKLTNKNPLDIVPIFEKEISSRFLEEHFIAQQENYSEKREIILSLYLK, from the coding sequence ATGTTAACAGATCTTACATTCATTACTAATCAAGATGGACAAACTCTTAAAGACCGTTTTTTAACGTTGATAAAAGATACCCAGTTTTTTGATATATTAGTTGGGTACTTCTATCTTAGTGGGTTTTATCTTTTGTATCCTTCTTTAGAGAAAACTGAGAAAATAAGAATTTTAATTGGGATTGGAACGGAGCAAAAAGCTTTCGAGTTTTTAAAAAACGCTCAGCAATTGAGTTTGTTTTCTCATTACCAAACTAAAAATGCTATTAGAGACTTTATAAAATATGAAATGGACAACTCTGAAGATAGCAAAGATATTGAGGAAGGAATTAAAAAATTTATTGAATGGATAGCAAACGGTAAACTTCAAATCAGGGCTTATCCTTCTAAATCCCTGCATGCAAAACTTTATATCATGACATTCAAAGAAGGAGACAGGGATGTCGGAAGAGTAATTACAGGTTCAAGCAACTTTACTTACTCAGGGCTTGTTGATAACCTTGAATTCAATGTGGAATTAAAAAATCGCGCAGACTATGAATACGCTAAAGCAAAATTCGAAGAACTGTGGAACGAAGCAGTAGATGTCTCTCAAGATTTTGTTATAACTCTAAAAGAAAACACTTGGCTTAACGAAAATATAACGCCATATGAGATATACCTTAAAACTTTGTATGAATACTTCAAAGAGGATCTTGAGACAATTGATGATATATATTTAGAAGATCTTCCCGAAAATTTTAAACAACTTGAATACCAAAAACAGGCTGTATTGAATGCTAAAAAAATACTGGAAAAATATGGAGGAGTATTTATATCAGACGTCGTGGGTCTAGGAAAAACATATATCGCTGCGCTACTTGCAAAACAATTAGATGGAAAGACATTAGTTATTGCTCCCCCAAAACTGATTGATAGAAAAAACCCTGGTTCTTGGAAAAATGTATTTTTTGATTTTGCTGTTCCTGCCGATTTTGAATCAATAGGTAAACTCGATGATATCCTTAAAAGTGGGGTTGAAAAATATAAAAACATCATCATTGATGAAGCTCACAGATTCAGAAATGAAAACACAGAAGGTTATAAAAAACTTTCCGAAATTTGTCGAGGTAAACGGGTAATTTTAATTACTGCCACGCCATTCAATAACACACCCATGGATATATTAAATCTTATTAAATTATTCCAAAGCCCCAGAAAAAGCAACATTCCAGGTGTTGCTAATCTCGAAGCATTCTTCACAAAGCTTAACAACAGATTAAAAAACATTGATAGACAGGAAAACTACGATGAATACATAAAAGTCACAAGAGAAAATGCTAAGCTGATACGTGAAAAAATTTTAAAACATATAATGGTTAGACGCACAAGATCTGAAATTGAAAAATATTTTGCTGATGATCTGAAAAAAAATAAAATCAAATTTCCCAAGGTTCAAGATCCATTTCCACTTTTTTATCAATTTAATGAAGAAGAAGATAACATTTTCATGGAAACAATCAGATTGATAACTCAAGAATTAAAATATGCCCGCTATATGCCACTCTTGTACTATAAAGAAAAGATAAGCCAATTAGAAGAGCAATCTCAAAAAAATATGGGCGGGTTTATGAAAGTCCTATTAGTAAAAAGATTAGAAAGCAGTTTTTATGCCTTTTCAAAAACTATTGATAGATTTATCCAATCTTATGAAAGATTTATAAGAGAATTTGAGAAAGGGAATGTCTACGTCAGCAAAAAGTATATCAATAGAATATTTGAGTTGTTAGAAGATGGCGATGACATTCTTGTGCAAACCCTCATTGAAGAAGGAAAAGCAGAAAAATATTCATCAAAAGATTTTAAAGATAATTTTATAAAAGATTTAAAAAGTGATCTGCAGATATTAAAACGTATAAAGAATATGTGGAGCAAAATCAACCGCGATCCAAAAATAGAAAAGTTGATTGATGAGTTTATGAGAAATGAAATACTGAAAAACAAAGTTATCATTTTTACAGAGTCCCAAGAAACGGCTGAATACTTATCAGAGAATCTTTCCCGAGCTCTAAAGGAAAATATTCTTCTTTTTACTGGAAAATCAACAGAAAGAGATAGAGATGCAGTAATTGAAAACTTTGACGACAGAGCAAAAATCAAAAAAGATGACTATAGAATTCTTATAACCACTGAAGTTCTATCTGAAGGTGTTAATTTGCATCGTGCCAATGTTGTCATAAATTACGATATTCCATGGAACCCAACAAGAATGATCCAAAGAATAGGTCGTGTAAACAGAGTAGATACAAAATTTGATACAATATATGTTTTTAATTTCTTTCCAACCAAACAAGCAAATGATCAGATAAAACTAAAGGAACTTGCCAAAGCAAAAATTGAAGCATTCCTAACCTTACTTGGTGGTGATGCAGCAATTTTGACTGAAGGTGAACCTGTGGATTCCCATGAATTGTTTGATAAGTTAGTCTCAGCAAAAATATTTATTCAAGAAGATGAAGAGGTGGAAAGTGAACTAAAATATCTTAAAATAATCAGAGAAATTAAAGAAAAAGACCCTCAACTTTTTGAGAAAATTAAACATTTACCAGCCAAAGCACGTTCAGCAAAATTAAGAAATCAGATATCCAACCAATTATCATCAGAGCTGTTCTCAGGTGAAAGTTTTTTGCTGACATTCTTCCGAAAAGGTAAATTGCAAAAATTCTTCTTGGTCTCTGAAAAGGCACAACCCGTAGAGGTTGATTTCGTCACCGCCGCAAAAGTGTTAGAATGTTCAAACAATGAGCAAAAAGAAACAATTCCTCTAAACTTTTACGACCTTTTAGAAAAGAATAAACTTGCTTTTTATGAAGCAACAACTGAAGTTCCCATTGAACCACAAAAAATGAGTACAAATCAGAAATACATTTTGAGTCTCTTAAAAATCCTTCTCAAAAGTCCTGTGGTAAGTGAACATCAAAAAAGCTATTTATTAAAACTAAAAGATAAAATAGAAGAAGGAGCAATTCCTAAAAAAATAATTAATCATGTGACAAATTTGATAAAAGAAAAATTAACAAATAAAAATCCTCTTGATATAGTACCGATTTTTGAAAAAGAAATTTCATCCCGTTTCTTAGAAGAACACTTTATTGCTCAACAAGAAAATTATTCTGAAAAGAGAGAAATAATTCTCTCGCTGTATCTTAAATAA
- a CDS encoding Eco57I restriction-modification methylase domain-containing protein, with protein sequence MYKVVRGNSLQEIRREINNWKDFKLLETLKAIYHNETNSKRKMDYKQQIDEILSRLTDNFQYFDLKIYFSEVFHNKSGFDIIIANPPYIKEYINRSAFDGLRDSPYYQGKMDIWYMFACKGIDFLKPYGIITLIAQNNWVTSFGAKKMRKKIIEDAKILQMVDFYTFKIFESSEIQTMIMIFQKNSKDDNYQFDFRRVKVENPDYKDIIDMLNKLPNEKIVYLLPCFNRKILKDKPFTFNEDIIEVLLRKILHQSNFNLLDNEITNGIHTHHDYVTKEMLKILGPNFKVGDGIFVLSEVEKNSIPFTPTELELIKPYYTSEELKKYYAVKKNSKWIIYTDSKFRNPKFIEPYPNIKKHLDKFQQVITSDNKPYGLHRARDEKFFKGEKIIALRKCVEPCFTYTDFDCYVSAAFYIIKTERVNMKFLTALLNSKVVKFWLRYKGKMQGSNYQIDKEPLLNLPLKIPKNVQPFVNLVEEIIARIKQNPAANISELEIQIDKLVYELYDLTNEEIEIIEKIR encoded by the coding sequence TTGTATAAAGTAGTAAGAGGGAATTCACTGCAGGAAATAAGAAGAGAAATCAATAATTGGAAAGATTTTAAGTTATTAGAAACTCTAAAAGCTATTTATCACAATGAAACAAACTCAAAAAGAAAGATGGATTATAAACAGCAAATTGATGAAATTTTATCTCGTCTAACAGATAACTTCCAATACTTTGATTTAAAGATATATTTCTCAGAAGTATTTCACAATAAAAGTGGATTCGATATAATAATTGCAAATCCACCTTATATCAAGGAATATATTAATCGAAGCGCCTTTGATGGATTACGTGATTCGCCATATTATCAAGGAAAAATGGATATATGGTATATGTTTGCGTGTAAGGGAATAGATTTTCTAAAACCTTATGGAATTATCACATTAATTGCACAAAATAATTGGGTAACCAGCTTTGGGGCCAAAAAAATGAGAAAAAAAATCATTGAAGATGCTAAAATTCTTCAAATGGTAGATTTCTATACCTTCAAAATTTTTGAATCATCTGAAATCCAAACTATGATTATGATATTTCAGAAAAATTCAAAAGACGATAATTATCAATTTGATTTTAGAAGAGTAAAAGTTGAAAATCCTGACTATAAAGATATTATAGATATGTTAAATAAATTGCCAAATGAGAAGATAGTATACTTGCTCCCTTGTTTTAATAGAAAAATTTTGAAAGACAAACCTTTCACTTTTAACGAAGATATAATAGAAGTTTTGCTAAGGAAAATATTACACCAGAGCAACTTTAACTTGCTTGACAACGAAATTACAAATGGAATACATACACACCATGATTACGTAACTAAAGAAATGCTAAAAATATTAGGTCCAAATTTCAAAGTTGGCGATGGTATATTTGTCTTAAGTGAAGTAGAAAAAAACTCAATACCTTTTACACCTACTGAATTAGAATTAATAAAACCCTACTATACATCAGAGGAACTAAAAAAATATTATGCAGTAAAGAAAAATAGCAAATGGATTATTTATACTGATTCTAAATTCAGGAATCCAAAATTTATTGAACCATACCCTAACATAAAAAAGCACTTAGATAAATTTCAGCAAGTTATAACCTCGGATAATAAACCTTATGGTTTACACAGAGCTAGAGATGAAAAATTCTTTAAAGGAGAAAAAATAATTGCTTTACGTAAATGTGTAGAACCATGTTTTACTTATACAGATTTCGATTGTTATGTTTCTGCTGCGTTTTATATAATTAAAACAGAAAGAGTAAATATGAAATTTTTAACAGCGCTATTAAACTCAAAAGTTGTAAAATTCTGGTTGCGATATAAAGGTAAAATGCAAGGAAGTAATTATCAAATTGATAAAGAACCTCTGTTAAATCTTCCTTTAAAAATACCTAAAAATGTGCAACCTTTTGTTAATTTAGTTGAGGAAATTATTGCAAGAATTAAGCAGAATCCCGCTGCTAATATTTCGGAGCTTGAGATTCAAATTGATAAACTTGTATATGAATTGTATGATCTAACAAATGAAGAAATTGAAATTATAGAAAAAATAAGATGA
- a CDS encoding ISNCY family transposase: MSNFIKTQKQKFLKILMTIEKVIKALGLKIKSSRRGRPKKFKLSHIIACFVYKVKNKINSFRELEYKINEDEEFKKAIGIEKSPDHSYFSKWAKVIEEGYIEGIARILVREIVPQTKVCAIDSTPLRSSRGDKEAEVGVCVSLGFYNGYKLHVLATVEDEVIPIVWWLTRANIHDSKVVELLYEAKIFGPEVILADAGYDCAKWFEVADRLEIKFVAAVNKRNSKDFSNVKNILRVKNMEFLRSEEGQRLYKQRTKIERLFGKLKGEYNLEQIRLRGFRTYKRHVDWIMITYLIEVYIQKIENCKFSFKYTWNNL, encoded by the coding sequence ATGTCTAATTTTATTAAAACACAAAAACAAAAATTTTTAAAGATACTTATGACAATTGAGAAAGTAATAAAAGCCCTGGGATTAAAGATAAAGAGCAGCAGGAGAGGAAGACCGAAGAAATTTAAGCTAAGCCATATAATAGCTTGTTTTGTTTACAAAGTCAAAAACAAGATAAACAGCTTCAGGGAATTAGAATACAAGATAAATGAAGATGAAGAATTTAAAAAGGCTATAGGGATAGAGAAGAGCCCTGATCATTCATATTTTTCGAAATGGGCAAAGGTAATTGAAGAAGGGTATATAGAAGGGATAGCAAGAATTTTAGTGAGAGAAATAGTTCCGCAGACAAAAGTTTGTGCTATAGATTCCACACCTTTGAGAAGCTCGAGGGGTGACAAAGAGGCAGAAGTAGGAGTATGTGTTAGTTTAGGTTTTTACAATGGGTATAAATTACATGTGTTGGCAACAGTTGAAGATGAGGTTATACCTATAGTATGGTGGTTGACACGTGCAAATATCCATGACAGTAAAGTAGTAGAACTTTTGTATGAAGCTAAGATATTTGGACCTGAAGTAATATTAGCGGATGCAGGTTATGATTGTGCGAAGTGGTTTGAGGTGGCAGATAGACTTGAGATAAAGTTTGTAGCGGCGGTAAATAAGAGAAATAGTAAGGATTTTAGTAATGTAAAAAATATTTTGAGGGTAAAAAATATGGAATTTTTAAGAAGTGAGGAAGGACAAAGGTTATATAAGCAAAGGACAAAAATTGAAAGATTATTTGGGAAGTTAAAAGGAGAATACAATTTAGAACAAATAAGGTTAAGAGGTTTTAGAACATATAAGAGGCATGTGGACTGGATAATGATTACTTATTTGATAGAGGTCTATATTCAAAAAATTGAAAACTGTAAATTTTCTTTTAAATACACGTGGAATAATTTATAG
- a CDS encoding DNA methyltransferase, with translation MDKQQAKLCVKKTFENPFDKESFLFFIKNLLKEIEEKTFIYSGVYIPDAFSEHINSLERIGKFYDINGHEIDILIVKLKKETTLEKARTLQRNFIRWYLNGSRRGKLKDAALVAFVAPSYEDWRFSLVKMDYKFDENGKIKEELTPARRWSFLVGKNEKSHTAQSRFVPLLERDDKPTLQDLEEAFSIETISDEFFRKYRDLFIKLKVELDKILEKDPKVKSEFQEKNISTVDFAKKLLGQILFLYFLQKKGWLGVKRNQAWGSGSKNFIRELFEKKHGDYKNFFNDILEPLFYEALRTDRSADDHYYSRFDCKIPFLDGGLFDPMNGYDWVNIDINLPDELFSNNNRTPEGDIGDGILDIFDRYNFTVKEDEPLEKEVAIDPELLGKTYERLNAIREDNFKEYLKSVGDRAKESKFNKEYGVYYTPREIVHYMCQQSLIYYLTNEFEGKIPKEDIEQFVVYGESIKENDARVVKVGRETKEYKFKLPENIRNNAKEIDQKLATIIVCDPAVGSGAFLVGMMSEIIKLRDILSIFIDEPDRTTYRFKRECIENSLYGVDIDSGAIEIAKLRLWLSLIVDEDDIHNIKPLPNLDYKV, from the coding sequence ATGGATAAACAACAGGCTAAGTTATGTGTCAAAAAAACATTTGAAAATCCGTTTGATAAAGAAAGTTTTTTGTTTTTTATCAAAAATTTATTAAAAGAGATAGAAGAAAAAACTTTTATATATTCAGGCGTATATATTCCTGATGCTTTTTCAGAACACATCAACTCTTTGGAACGTATTGGGAAATTTTATGACATAAATGGACATGAAATTGATATATTGATAGTCAAGCTTAAAAAAGAAACCACTTTAGAAAAGGCAAGAACATTACAAAGAAACTTTATAAGGTGGTATTTGAATGGTTCTCGAAGAGGAAAATTGAAAGACGCAGCGCTTGTTGCCTTTGTTGCACCTTCTTATGAAGATTGGCGGTTTTCACTTGTTAAGATGGATTACAAATTTGATGAAAATGGCAAAATCAAAGAAGAATTAACACCTGCAAGAAGATGGTCTTTTTTGGTTGGAAAGAACGAAAAAAGTCATACTGCTCAAAGCAGATTTGTACCTCTTCTTGAACGTGATGACAAACCTACATTACAAGATTTAGAAGAAGCATTCAGTATTGAAACTATAAGCGACGAATTTTTTAGAAAATATAGAGATTTATTTATAAAGTTAAAGGTTGAACTTGATAAAATTTTAGAAAAAGACCCTAAAGTAAAAAGTGAATTCCAAGAAAAGAATATAAGTACGGTTGATTTTGCTAAAAAATTATTAGGACAAATCTTGTTTTTGTATTTTCTTCAGAAGAAAGGATGGCTTGGAGTAAAAAGAAATCAAGCTTGGGGTAGTGGTTCCAAGAACTTTATCCGAGAACTTTTTGAAAAGAAGCATGGCGACTACAAAAATTTCTTTAATGATATTCTTGAACCCCTTTTTTATGAAGCACTGAGAACAGACAGAAGTGCAGATGACCATTATTATAGCAGGTTTGATTGTAAAATACCTTTCTTAGACGGTGGACTTTTTGACCCTATGAACGGATACGACTGGGTAAACATTGATATCAATTTGCCTGATGAATTATTTTCAAATAACAACAGAACACCTGAAGGAGATATTGGTGATGGGATTTTGGATATTTTCGATAGATATAACTTCACAGTAAAAGAAGATGAACCTTTAGAAAAAGAAGTAGCAATTGATCCAGAACTTCTTGGAAAAACATATGAAAGACTCAATGCTATAAGAGAAGATAATTTTAAGGAATATTTAAAATCAGTAGGTGATAGAGCAAAAGAAAGTAAATTTAATAAGGAATATGGAGTTTATTATACTCCACGTGAAATTGTCCATTACATGTGCCAACAAAGTTTGATTTATTATCTTACAAATGAGTTTGAAGGAAAAATCCCAAAAGAAGACATTGAACAGTTTGTCGTATACGGCGAATCAATAAAAGAAAATGATGCAAGAGTAGTAAAAGTAGGAAGAGAAACAAAAGAATACAAATTTAAGCTTCCAGAAAATATTCGAAATAATGCAAAAGAAATAGACCAGAAACTTGCTACAATTATTGTTTGCGATCCAGCTGTTGGAAGTGGCGCTTTCCTTGTAGGTATGATGAGCGAGATCATCAAATTAAGAGATATTTTGTCAATTTTTATAGATGAACCAGATAGAACGACTTACAGATTTAAAAGAGAATGTATAGAAAACTCTTTATACGGGGTTGATATAGACTCAGGAGCTATTGAAATAGCGAAACTTCGTTTATGGCTTTCATTAATTGTAGATGAGGATGATATACATAATATAAAGCCGCTTCCTAACTTAGATTATAAAGTATAG
- a CDS encoding AbrB/MazE/SpoVT family DNA-binding domain-containing protein — protein MVIVEIKKKSQVTIPAQILKKLNLQVGDLLQIEEKDGRIILTPVVTVPKEQAWFYSEKWQREEATVEQEIKEGKLMVANSLQELFEDLGLNDE, from the coding sequence ATGGTGATAGTTGAAATAAAGAAAAAGTCCCAAGTGACAATTCCAGCTCAAATTCTGAAGAAGTTAAACTTGCAAGTAGGTGATTTGTTACAAATAGAGGAGAAGGACGGCAGAATAATTTTAACACCTGTGGTCACTGTTCCAAAAGAACAGGCATGGTTTTATTCTGAGAAGTGGCAAAGAGAAGAAGCAACTGTAGAACAGGAAATCAAGGAAGGCAAACTCATGGTGGCTAATTCGTTGCAAGAGTTATTTGAGGATTTGGGGTTGAATGACGAATGA
- a CDS encoding integrase — MVYDDNNTKRRRFKRSSEAERGIIEKLSELGYGMTEIVRELGRSAISCCCRGE; from the coding sequence TTGGTCTATGATGATAATAACACAAAGAGAAGAAGATTTAAACGCTCAAGTGAAGCAGAAAGAGGGATTATAGAAAAGCTTTCAGAATTAGGATATGGTATGACAGAGATAGTAAGGGAATTAGGCAGAAGTGCAATTAGTTGCTGCTGCAGAGGAGAATGA
- a CDS encoding biotin transporter BioY, which translates to MNTKSICLVSLFAALTAVGAYIKIPIPYVPFTLQLLFCALAGLLLGPKLGALSQVVYVSTGLIGIPIFAEGGGPLYIFKPTFGYLIGFILCAYIAGYISHLKQSRSISLNLIGSLSGLFVVYLLGVSYLYVIYNFYLKMPKTISWALYWGFLVCVPGDIFLCIVASFVAKRLKPMLERVLLINTRYLQEPQE; encoded by the coding sequence GTGAATACAAAAAGTATTTGCTTGGTTTCTCTCTTTGCGGCTTTGACTGCTGTGGGAGCCTATATAAAAATTCCCATTCCTTATGTACCATTTACTCTTCAGCTTCTGTTTTGTGCATTGGCAGGACTTCTTTTAGGTCCTAAACTTGGAGCACTGTCACAGGTTGTTTATGTATCAACAGGGCTTATTGGTATTCCAATCTTTGCAGAGGGCGGAGGTCCATTGTATATTTTTAAGCCGACCTTTGGTTATCTTATTGGCTTTATACTGTGTGCATATATAGCTGGTTATATATCTCATTTGAAGCAGAGTAGAAGTATAAGCTTAAACCTTATAGGTTCGCTGAGTGGTTTGTTTGTTGTATACTTATTAGGAGTTAGTTATCTGTATGTGATTTACAACTTTTATCTAAAAATGCCGAAAACAATTAGTTGGGCTTTGTACTGGGGATTTTTGGTGTGTGTGCCTGGAGATATATTTTTATGTATTGTTGCTTCCTTTGTTGCAAAAAGATTAAAACCAATGTTAGAAAGAGTTTTACTCATAAATACAAGATATTTACAAGAACCCCAAGAGTAG
- the bioD gene encoding dethiobiotin synthase: protein MSAVYIIGTDTDVGKTFICAGLCWALKEKGYNVGYFKPVLSGAKRRGKMLIPQDTEFVVNFAKIKGDIYRLTPFIFEKPASPHIAAGEENKDIDVDQIKQTFDDLSKVYEFIIIEGCGGLAVPLKEQNNQFYMQYQLIKEICNNVILVTTTKLGTINHTLLTVEFAKAYGLYLKGIIVNRYKNEPDEDKVINTIAKFTNIPILAKVDFINDFPSDVDENKFKNIFKKCFDDRAIMKIMGVFEC, encoded by the coding sequence ATGAGTGCTGTTTACATTATTGGAACAGATACTGATGTTGGAAAGACATTTATATGTGCTGGACTTTGTTGGGCTTTAAAAGAAAAAGGATATAACGTAGGATATTTCAAACCAGTACTAAGTGGGGCTAAAAGAAGAGGAAAGATGCTAATACCTCAAGATACAGAATTTGTAGTTAATTTTGCAAAAATAAAAGGGGATATTTACAGACTCACACCATTTATATTTGAAAAACCAGCCTCTCCTCATATAGCTGCAGGGGAAGAGAATAAAGATATTGATGTTGATCAAATAAAGCAGACCTTTGATGATTTGTCAAAGGTCTATGAATTTATAATAATTGAAGGTTGTGGCGGGTTGGCAGTTCCACTAAAAGAACAAAATAATCAGTTTTATATGCAATATCAATTGATAAAGGAAATTTGCAACAATGTTATATTGGTTACAACAACAAAGCTGGGAACAATTAATCACACTCTCTTGACAGTTGAATTTGCAAAAGCTTACGGACTTTATTTAAAAGGAATCATAGTGAATAGGTATAAGAATGAACCTGATGAAGATAAAGTAATAAATACAATAGCAAAGTTTACCAATATTCCAATATTAGCCAAAGTAGACTTTATAAATGATTTTCCAAGTGATGTAGATGAGAATAAATTTAAAAATATTTTTAAAAAATGCTTTGATGATAGGGCAATAATGAAGATAATGGGGGTTTTTGAATGTTAA
- the bioA gene encoding adenosylmethionine--8-amino-7-oxononanoate transaminase yields MLNEWQQRDLKYIWHPCSQMKDYEELPPIVIEKGQGVWLYDVEGNRYLDAISSWWTNLFGHCNKRLNDALKAQADKLEHVIFANFSHKPAIELSQKLVKITPNGLEKVFFSDDGSTSVEVALKMSFQYHQQKGNYTKLKFACFTNSYHGETLGALSVGSIDLYSKIYKPIMKESIKIQGPDCFRCKYHKTRYSCNVECFEEVEKILEKHHKEICAVIIEPIIQCAGGMKIYPPKFLKLLREVCTSYDVHLIADEVAVGFGRTGKMFACEHAGITPDFLCLSKGLTAGYMPLAVTLTTQEIFDAFYADYVELKAFLHSHSYTGNPLACAVALESLKIFEEYNVLKKINEKATYLEELARETFDNHRFVGEYRQFGFIGAIELVEDKATKKEFDWRKRVGYHIYKTALKKGLLIRPLGNVIYFMPPFVIENDEIDFMVRNTLESINQFFGL; encoded by the coding sequence ATGTTAAATGAATGGCAACAAAGAGATTTAAAGTATATTTGGCATCCATGCTCACAAATGAAGGATTATGAAGAATTACCACCTATCGTTATAGAGAAAGGCCAGGGAGTATGGCTATACGATGTTGAAGGAAATAGATATCTTGATGCAATTTCTTCATGGTGGACAAATCTTTTTGGACATTGCAATAAAAGATTAAATGATGCTCTCAAAGCTCAAGCAGACAAGTTAGAACATGTAATATTTGCAAATTTTTCACACAAACCAGCTATTGAATTGTCTCAAAAATTAGTTAAAATAACCCCAAATGGATTGGAAAAAGTATTCTTTTCTGATGATGGATCAACGTCTGTCGAAGTTGCTCTTAAGATGAGTTTTCAATATCATCAACAGAAGGGGAATTATACAAAGCTCAAGTTTGCATGTTTTACAAACTCATATCATGGAGAAACCTTAGGGGCATTGTCTGTTGGAAGTATAGATCTGTATTCAAAGATATATAAACCCATTATGAAGGAATCCATAAAAATTCAAGGTCCTGATTGTTTTAGATGTAAATACCACAAAACAAGATATAGCTGCAATGTAGAATGTTTTGAAGAAGTAGAAAAGATTTTAGAAAAGCACCATAAAGAGATTTGTGCTGTGATAATTGAGCCAATTATCCAATGTGCAGGTGGCATGAAAATTTACCCACCTAAATTTTTAAAGCTATTGCGAGAGGTCTGCACCAGCTATGATGTTCATCTCATTGCAGATGAGGTAGCTGTTGGATTTGGTAGAACAGGAAAGATGTTTGCATGTGAACATGCAGGAATAACTCCAGACTTTTTATGTTTATCAAAAGGTTTGACAGCAGGTTATATGCCGTTGGCAGTAACACTTACCACTCAAGAAATTTTTGATGCGTTTTATGCTGACTATGTGGAATTAAAAGCTTTTTTGCATAGTCATAGCTATACCGGAAATCCTCTTGCTTGTGCAGTTGCTTTAGAATCATTAAAAATCTTTGAGGAATACAATGTCCTCAAGAAAATAAATGAAAAAGCAACCTACCTTGAGGAGCTTGCTAGAGAAACTTTTGATAACCATAGGTTTGTGGGTGAGTATAGGCAATTTGGATTTATCGGAGCAATTGAGCTTGTTGAAGATAAGGCTACTAAAAAGGAATTTGATTGGAGAAAGAGAGTGGGATATCACATTTATAAAACTGCTTTGAAAAAAGGGTTGCTTATTCGTCCTCTTGGAAATGTAATATATTTTATGCCTCCATTTGTTATTGAAAACGATGAAATTGATTTTATGGTAAGGAATACTCTTGAATCAATAAACCAATTTTTTGGACTGTAA